A window from Flavobacterium gyeonganense encodes these proteins:
- a CDS encoding pectate lyase family protein, which produces MNFKTKFAISLFAITLSFAACNTDDDQNADNAVLSTQETVSASTSKVGVCSEVPGWASQNGSTTGGGTSAETTVTTYAQLKSAIESSSVKVIKVSGTITVSARLSLQDQTGKTIYGTSGAKLVSTNQTKDGSGIINIKRCKNLIIRNLIFEGPGAYDTDGWDNVILDNCQNVWVDHCEFRDGVDGNFDIKNQSDYITVSYSKFTYLKAPRAGGSGGSDDHRYSNLIGSSDGATADRGKLRITFARCWWASGCKERMPRVRFGKVHIVNSYFNSSVSNKCIAAGFEANIKVEDNVFENVKNPIDLMTGFTAVSVTSGNVFTNTTGNKTGQNTAFTPPYTIVKIAASAVKSDVSANAGATFSGNICGSF; this is translated from the coding sequence ATGAATTTTAAAACCAAATTTGCGATTTCGCTATTTGCGATTACCTTGAGTTTTGCAGCCTGTAACACAGATGATGATCAAAATGCTGACAACGCTGTCCTAAGTACCCAGGAGACAGTTTCTGCTTCAACTTCAAAAGTTGGGGTTTGCTCTGAAGTGCCGGGATGGGCTTCTCAAAACGGAAGCACAACCGGAGGAGGCACATCTGCAGAGACAACAGTAACCACTTATGCACAATTGAAATCAGCTATTGAAAGCAGTTCAGTAAAAGTGATCAAAGTGTCCGGTACTATCACTGTTTCAGCCCGATTATCATTACAAGACCAGACTGGCAAAACTATTTACGGCACCAGCGGTGCAAAACTGGTATCGACAAACCAGACTAAAGATGGTTCAGGAATAATCAACATTAAAAGATGTAAAAACCTGATTATCAGAAACCTTATTTTCGAAGGCCCGGGCGCTTATGATACTGATGGCTGGGATAATGTAATTCTTGACAACTGTCAGAATGTATGGGTTGACCATTGTGAATTCAGAGACGGTGTTGACGGAAACTTTGATATTAAAAACCAATCTGATTACATAACGGTTTCATATTCAAAATTCACCTACCTTAAAGCTCCAAGAGCAGGTGGTTCAGGTGGTTCAGATGACCACAGATATTCTAACTTAATTGGTTCAAGCGATGGGGCTACTGCAGATCGTGGCAAATTAAGAATCACATTTGCACGTTGCTGGTGGGCTAGCGGATGTAAAGAAAGAATGCCTAGAGTTCGATTTGGTAAAGTACATATTGTTAACAGTTATTTCAACAGTTCTGTTAGCAACAAATGTATTGCCGCAGGTTTTGAAGCCAATATCAAAGTTGAAGACAATGTGTTTGAAAATGTAAAAAACCCAATTGACCTAATGACTGGTTTCACTGCTGTAAGTGTAACGTCCGGAAATGTTTTCACTAATACAACTGGTAATAAAACAGGACAAAACACCGCTTTTACACCTCCTTATACCATTGTAAAAATTGCTGCGTCTGCTGTTAAATCTGATGTTTCTGCCAATGCTGGAGCTACATTTTCAGGTAACATTTGCGGTTCATTCTAA
- a CDS encoding Crp/Fnr family transcriptional regulator — protein sequence MYEELRQNIERKITLTDEEWKLILDKTEFIKLKKNEFLQIQDSNNSYEGFILNGAFKTYILNENGTETVIFFSFENEWICDLESFYYHKLTKYNIKAIEDSEILVINKSNKMLLFKQVPKLIQFHILMVERANIAIQERLVDVLNKTSKQRYIEFVKKYPQKTQKINNKNLSSYLGVTHEFLSKIKKSF from the coding sequence ATGTACGAAGAACTAAGGCAGAATATTGAAAGAAAAATTACTCTTACAGACGAAGAGTGGAAATTAATATTGGATAAAACAGAATTTATTAAATTAAAAAAGAATGAGTTTTTGCAAATCCAGGACTCTAATAATTCTTACGAAGGTTTTATTCTGAACGGGGCATTTAAGACTTATATTTTGAATGAAAACGGAACAGAAACTGTCATTTTCTTTTCATTTGAAAACGAATGGATATGCGACCTGGAAAGTTTTTATTATCATAAATTGACTAAATATAACATAAAAGCGATTGAAGATAGTGAGATATTAGTAATTAATAAATCCAATAAAATGCTTTTATTTAAACAAGTTCCAAAATTGATTCAATTTCATATTTTAATGGTTGAAAGGGCAAATATCGCCATACAGGAAAGATTGGTTGATGTTTTAAATAAAACTTCAAAGCAACGTTATATTGAGTTTGTAAAGAAATATCCGCAAAAGACCCAAAAAATAAACAATAAAAATTTGTCTTCTTATTTGGGAGTAACACATGAATTTTTATCGAAAATCAAAAAAAGTTTTTAA
- a CDS encoding methylmalonyl-CoA mutase family protein has protein sequence MEQQKTYIPKNKVRIVTAASLFDGHDAAINIMRRIIQSTGVEVIHLGHDRSVEEVVNTAIQEDANAIAMTSYQGGHNEYFKYMYDLLREKGAGHIKIFGGGGGVILPGEIEELHEYGITRIYSPDDGRSLGLQGMINDLVQRADFPIGDKLNGEIDHIENKIPIAIARLISAAENFPEIAKPVFDQIHESNADSKIPVLGITGTGGAGKSSLVDELVRRFLIDFPEKTIGLISVDPSKRKTGGALLGDRIRMNAINNPRVYMRSLATRQSNLALSKYVAEAIQVLKVAKYDLIILETSGIGQSDTEIMDHSDVSLYVMTPEFGAATQLEKIDMLDFADLVALNKFDKRGALDALRDVKKQYQRNHNLWDKSPDEMPVFGTIASQFNDPGMNTLYKAIMDKVVEKTASDLKSTFEITKEMSEKIFVIPPGRTRYLSEIAENNRSYDEIVLSQQKVAQKLYGIFKTIESVSGKVPQITKAGIDDSTVLPSGIAEHDENRIFLNLLLNQFDKVKMDLDPYNWEIILNWDEKVAKYKNPVYSFKVRDKEIKIATHSESLSHLQIPKIALPKYEGWGDILRWNLQENVPGEFPFASGLYPFKREGEDPSRMFAGEGGPERTNKRFHYVSAGMPAKRLSTAFDSVTLYGNDPDLRPDIYGKIGNAGVSICCLDDAKKLYSGFDLVHALTSVSMTINGPAPMLLGFFMNTAIDQQCEIYIKANELEKEVEAKINKLYKEKGIERPKYQGELPAGNNGLGLMLLGVTGDQVLPQEVYNDIKAKTLSQVRGTVQADILKEDQAQNTCIFSTEFALRLMGDVQEYFITKNVRNFYSVSISGYHIAEAGANPITQLAFTLSNGFTYVEYYLSRGMNINDFGPNLSFFFSNGVDPEYSVIGRVARKIWAKAMKNKYGANERAQMLKYHIQTSGRSLHAQEIDFNDIRTTLQALYAIYDNCNSLHTNAYDEAITTPTEESVRRAMAIQLIINKELGLAKNENPIQGSFIIEELTDLVEAAVLQEFDRITERGGVLGAMETMYQRSKIQEESLYYETLKHNGDFPIVGVNTFLSSKGSPTVIPAEVIRATEEEKQYQITMLDNLHNFHEAKVNEHLNTLQQAAIKNENLFDHLMEATKVCSLGQITSALFEVGGQYRRNM, from the coding sequence ATGGAACAACAAAAAACATATATTCCTAAAAATAAAGTAAGAATTGTAACAGCCGCTTCGCTTTTTGACGGTCATGATGCAGCCATCAATATTATGCGCCGTATTATTCAGTCAACTGGTGTTGAAGTAATCCATTTAGGGCATGACCGCAGTGTTGAAGAAGTGGTAAACACTGCAATACAGGAAGATGCGAATGCAATCGCCATGACATCTTACCAAGGCGGACACAATGAATACTTTAAATATATGTATGATCTGCTTCGCGAAAAAGGAGCGGGACATATTAAAATCTTCGGAGGCGGGGGCGGTGTAATTCTGCCAGGCGAAATCGAAGAATTACATGAATATGGTATTACAAGAATTTATTCTCCAGATGACGGACGTTCTTTAGGACTTCAGGGAATGATTAATGATTTAGTACAGCGTGCTGATTTTCCTATTGGAGATAAACTAAACGGAGAAATTGATCATATCGAAAATAAAATTCCAATAGCAATTGCACGTTTAATTTCTGCAGCAGAAAATTTCCCAGAAATTGCAAAACCTGTTTTTGATCAAATTCACGAAAGTAATGCTGATTCTAAAATTCCAGTTCTAGGAATCACGGGAACGGGTGGAGCAGGAAAATCATCTTTGGTAGACGAATTGGTTCGCCGCTTTTTAATTGATTTCCCAGAAAAAACAATCGGATTAATTTCTGTCGATCCTTCGAAAAGAAAAACCGGAGGAGCACTTTTAGGAGACAGAATCCGTATGAATGCGATTAATAATCCTCGTGTTTATATGCGTTCGCTGGCCACGCGCCAGTCCAATTTGGCTTTGTCTAAATATGTAGCCGAAGCAATTCAGGTTCTAAAAGTCGCAAAATACGATTTGATTATTTTGGAAACTTCAGGAATTGGTCAGTCTGATACGGAGATTATGGATCATTCTGATGTATCCTTATATGTAATGACGCCAGAATTTGGAGCGGCAACGCAATTGGAAAAAATCGACATGCTTGATTTTGCCGATTTAGTGGCTTTAAACAAATTTGACAAACGCGGCGCGCTTGATGCTTTGCGCGATGTAAAAAAACAATATCAAAGAAACCATAATCTTTGGGATAAAAGCCCAGACGAAATGCCCGTTTTCGGAACGATTGCTTCGCAGTTTAACGATCCGGGAATGAACACGCTTTATAAAGCGATTATGGATAAAGTGGTAGAAAAAACGGCTTCAGATTTGAAATCGACTTTTGAAATCACTAAAGAAATGAGCGAGAAAATCTTCGTGATTCCGCCGGGAAGAACGCGTTATTTATCTGAAATTGCAGAGAATAACAGATCATATGACGAAATCGTACTTTCGCAGCAAAAAGTAGCGCAGAAATTATACGGAATTTTCAAAACCATAGAATCGGTTTCAGGAAAAGTGCCTCAAATAACTAAAGCAGGAATTGATGATTCGACTGTTTTACCAAGCGGCATTGCAGAACACGACGAAAACAGAATCTTTTTAAATCTGTTGCTGAATCAATTTGATAAAGTAAAAATGGACTTAGATCCGTACAACTGGGAAATTATTCTGAATTGGGACGAAAAAGTGGCGAAATATAAAAATCCAGTTTACTCGTTTAAAGTTCGTGATAAAGAAATCAAGATTGCGACACATTCTGAAAGTTTATCGCATTTGCAAATCCCAAAAATTGCTTTGCCTAAATATGAAGGCTGGGGCGATATTCTGCGTTGGAATTTACAGGAAAATGTTCCTGGAGAATTTCCGTTTGCTTCAGGATTGTATCCGTTTAAGCGTGAAGGCGAAGATCCGTCAAGAATGTTTGCGGGCGAGGGCGGACCAGAAAGAACTAACAAACGTTTTCATTATGTAAGCGCGGGAATGCCTGCAAAACGTCTTTCGACCGCTTTTGATAGTGTAACTTTATACGGAAACGATCCAGATTTGCGTCCGGATATTTACGGAAAAATTGGAAATGCAGGAGTTTCAATCTGCTGTTTGGATGATGCTAAAAAACTATATTCAGGTTTCGATTTGGTTCATGCGTTGACATCGGTAAGTATGACAATTAACGGGCCTGCGCCAATGTTGTTAGGTTTCTTTATGAACACGGCAATCGATCAGCAATGTGAGATTTACATCAAAGCAAATGAATTAGAAAAAGAAGTTGAAGCTAAAATCAACAAACTTTATAAAGAAAAAGGAATCGAAAGACCAAAATACCAAGGCGAACTTCCTGCTGGTAACAACGGTTTAGGATTAATGCTTTTGGGTGTTACCGGAGATCAGGTTTTACCTCAAGAAGTGTATAATGATATAAAAGCCAAAACGTTATCCCAAGTTCGAGGAACGGTTCAAGCCGATATTTTAAAAGAAGATCAGGCGCAGAATACTTGTATTTTCTCAACCGAATTTGCTTTGCGATTAATGGGAGACGTTCAGGAATATTTTATTACTAAAAACGTTCGTAATTTCTATTCGGTTTCGATTTCAGGATATCATATTGCCGAGGCGGGAGCAAATCCAATTACGCAATTGGCATTTACGCTTTCAAATGGTTTCACTTACGTGGAATATTATTTGAGCCGAGGCATGAACATCAACGATTTTGGACCAAATTTATCATTTTTCTTCTCAAACGGAGTAGATCCAGAATATTCGGTTATTGGTCGTGTGGCTCGTAAAATTTGGGCAAAAGCCATGAAAAATAAATACGGAGCCAACGAAAGAGCACAAATGCTGAAATATCATATTCAAACTTCTGGACGTTCGTTACACGCCCAGGAAATTGATTTCAACGATATTAGAACGACTTTACAGGCTTTATATGCCATTTATGACAACTGTAATTCATTACATACAAATGCTTACGACGAAGCGATTACAACACCTACAGAAGAATCTGTGCGTCGTGCGATGGCAATTCAGTTGATTATTAATAAAGAATTAGGTTTAGCGAAAAACGAAAACCCAATTCAGGGCTCGTTCATCATCGAAGAATTAACCGATTTAGTTGAAGCGGCTGTTTTACAAGAATTTGACAGAATCACAGAGCGTGGCGGAGTTCTGGGCGCAATGGAAACAATGTACCAGCGTTCTAAAATTCAGGAAGAAAGTTTGTATTACGAAACCTTAAAACACAACGGCGATTTCCCAATTGTGGGTGTAAACACTTTCTTAAGTTCAAAGGGTTCGCCAACGGTAATTCCGGCTGAGGTTATTCGTGCTACAGAAGAAGAAAAGCAATATCAGATTACAATGCTGGATAACTTGCATAATTTCCACGAAGCAAAAGTAAACGAGCATTTAAATACGTTACAGCAAGCTGCTATTAAAAACGAAAACTTATTCGATCATTTAATGGAAGCTACAAAGGTTTGTTCGTTAGGTCAGATTACTTCGGCTTTGTTTGAAGTGGGTGGGCAGTATAGAAGGAATATGTAG
- a CDS encoding helix-turn-helix domain-containing protein, whose protein sequence is MSTLTKPNHIGRKISRIRELRDMKQEALAQALGTNQQAVSVLENSETIDEQKLIEVAKALGVTVEAIKNFSEEGVINYFNTFNESPNNYFGLSNCTFNPLDKLMETVEENKNLYERLLQVEKDKIEYLEKLLKGK, encoded by the coding sequence ATGAGCACACTTACAAAACCAAATCATATAGGGCGAAAAATAAGCCGCATTCGTGAACTTCGTGACATGAAACAGGAAGCTTTGGCGCAGGCTTTAGGAACAAACCAGCAAGCTGTTTCGGTTTTAGAAAACAGTGAAACCATAGATGAGCAAAAGCTTATTGAAGTTGCAAAAGCGCTTGGCGTAACGGTTGAAGCTATTAAGAATTTTTCTGAAGAAGGTGTGATCAATTATTTTAATACTTTCAATGAAAGCCCTAACAACTATTTTGGACTTAGTAATTGTACTTTCAATCCATTAGATAAATTAATGGAAACTGTAGAAGAGAATAAAAACCTTTACGAACGTTTGCTTCAGGTGGAAAAAGATAAAATCGAATATTTAGAAAAATTGCTTAAAGGAAAATAA
- a CDS encoding flagellar motor protein MotB, giving the protein MQKRLVILVLGTIFSFSAAAQSEKVFITNKVSDTYAYVDVMKTYERIAAKGYKSVDLFQKLGDSSFSHFKLEKAAEWYSKLFSLTLDLAPEYYYRYAESLRFICENEKADAILEKLKLAKKKV; this is encoded by the coding sequence ATGCAAAAAAGACTTGTTATTTTAGTATTAGGGACTATTTTTTCATTCAGTGCTGCTGCCCAAAGTGAAAAAGTCTTTATTACTAACAAAGTAAGCGATACTTATGCTTATGTTGATGTAATGAAAACGTACGAAAGGATTGCTGCAAAAGGCTACAAGTCTGTAGATTTATTTCAAAAATTAGGAGATTCTTCTTTCTCACATTTTAAACTGGAAAAAGCTGCCGAATGGTACAGTAAACTTTTTTCGCTGACTTTAGATTTAGCTCCTGAATATTATTACCGTTATGCTGAATCGTTACGATTCATTTGCGAAAATGAAAAGGCTGATGCTATCCTTGAAAAGCTGAAACTGGCAAAGAAGAAGGTTTGA
- a CDS encoding secretion protein yields MKQILRLSFVVAVFLTTLSTYAGNEKGDYILYIKTGNGKVVSFTLNADEKSNFSILDEKQNLLYTGEFSSNELEVSKTLSLETYPAGTYYLKVLENNKVVNHKITVSAKKSKTIALDQSVNESPAFRR; encoded by the coding sequence ATGAAACAAATTTTAAGACTGAGCTTTGTTGTAGCTGTATTTTTAACAACATTAAGTACGTATGCAGGTAATGAAAAAGGTGATTATATCTTGTATATAAAAACTGGAAATGGAAAAGTAGTGAGTTTTACATTAAACGCTGACGAAAAATCAAATTTTTCAATCCTTGACGAAAAACAAAATTTACTTTACACGGGAGAATTTTCTAGCAATGAATTAGAAGTTTCAAAAACCTTAAGCCTTGAAACTTATCCTGCCGGAACTTATTATTTAAAAGTTTTGGAAAACAACAAAGTGGTAAATCATAAAATTACGGTTTCTGCAAAAAAATCAAAAACAATTGCGTTAGACCAATCAGTAAACGAAAGTCCTGCCTTTCGTCGTTAA
- a CDS encoding T9SS type A sorting domain-containing protein, whose amino-acid sequence MKNILKLNLVAALLFVGINTYAIGGNDDFALYVIKGNGKEVTFGLNNVTKANLSIYDQDGNLIYSEKATGKNGILKTFSFEEFPEGTYFLEVEDGVKTIKHEITIRDNATVLSAKAVSTVYKEKSSDKNTSVAIR is encoded by the coding sequence ATGAAAAATATCTTAAAATTAAATTTAGTAGCAGCCTTACTTTTTGTAGGTATCAATACTTATGCAATTGGCGGTAATGATGATTTTGCCCTTTACGTAATTAAAGGAAATGGTAAAGAAGTGACTTTTGGTTTAAACAACGTTACAAAAGCCAATTTATCTATTTATGACCAGGATGGAAACCTAATTTATTCTGAAAAAGCTACAGGTAAAAACGGAATCTTAAAAACTTTCAGCTTTGAAGAATTTCCTGAAGGGACTTATTTTTTAGAAGTTGAAGATGGTGTAAAAACAATAAAACATGAAATTACGATTAGAGATAATGCAACTGTATTATCAGCAAAAGCAGTTTCAACAGTTTACAAAGAGAAATCTTCTGATAAAAATACAAGCGTAGCAATACGATAA
- a CDS encoding T9SS type A sorting domain-containing protein — translation MKKTLKLSVIAAVLFSGISTYAIDGSEGGTLHVIKGNGNKVTFGLNNITKANLSIYDDEGNLIYSERASGKDGILKTFSFEEFPSGTYFLKVEDNVKTTTHEIVIKGNIAVLSPKPVSSVYKTGSSAKSNIAAK, via the coding sequence ATGAAAAAGACATTAAAATTAAGTGTAATCGCAGCAGTACTTTTTTCAGGAATCAGTACATATGCAATTGACGGAAGCGAAGGTGGAACTCTTCACGTGATTAAAGGAAATGGTAATAAAGTTACTTTTGGATTAAATAACATCACAAAAGCAAACTTATCCATATATGACGATGAGGGAAATCTTATCTATTCTGAAAGAGCTTCAGGTAAAGATGGAATCTTAAAAACTTTCAGCTTTGAGGAATTCCCTTCAGGAACCTATTTTCTAAAAGTTGAAGACAACGTAAAAACTACAACACACGAAATTGTCATTAAAGGTAATATTGCCGTTTTATCACCAAAACCAGTTTCATCAGTTTACAAAACAGGATCTTCCGCTAAAAGCAATATAGCAGCTAAATAA
- a CDS encoding T9SS type A sorting domain-containing protein, with protein sequence MKNILKLSLVVAVLFSGISSYAIDGNDYILHVIKENGNEITFGLNRVTEAKLVIYDQDGTVLYSENASGKDGILKRITFEGFPEGTYILKIEDSVKTTKHEIIVSYNKVALSSKAISTVYKDNSSVKNTSVAVR encoded by the coding sequence ATGAAAAACATCTTAAAATTAAGCTTAGTAGTAGCAGTACTTTTCTCAGGAATAAGCAGTTATGCAATTGATGGAAATGATTACATCCTTCATGTTATCAAAGAAAATGGTAATGAAATCACCTTTGGATTAAACAGGGTAACTGAAGCAAAATTAGTAATCTATGACCAGGACGGAACTGTACTTTATTCTGAAAATGCGTCAGGCAAAGATGGGATCTTAAAAAGAATCACCTTTGAAGGTTTTCCAGAAGGAACTTATATCTTAAAAATAGAAGATAGTGTAAAAACAACAAAACATGAAATCATTGTTTCTTATAATAAAGTAGCTTTATCATCAAAAGCAATTTCAACAGTTTATAAAGACAACTCTTCTGTTAAAAATACAAGCGTAGCAGTACGTTAA
- a CDS encoding T9SS type A sorting domain-containing protein — translation MKKIVKLSVVAALLFAGTSIYAIDGKDYVLHVIKENGKEITFGLNNTTKAYLSIYDASGNLIYSEKASGKHGILRTFSFEEFPEGTYFLEIEDNVKTTKHEITITNNTTVLSAQAVSSVYKAGFSAENTSVAVR, via the coding sequence ATGAAAAAGATAGTTAAATTAAGTGTAGTAGCAGCATTACTTTTCGCAGGAACAAGTATTTATGCAATTGATGGTAAAGATTACGTTCTTCATGTAATTAAAGAAAACGGTAAAGAAATTACTTTTGGATTAAACAATACTACAAAAGCATACTTATCAATTTATGATGCAAGTGGGAATTTGATCTATTCTGAAAAAGCTTCCGGAAAACACGGAATCTTAAGAACTTTCAGCTTTGAAGAATTTCCGGAAGGAACTTATTTCTTAGAAATAGAAGATAATGTAAAAACAACAAAACACGAAATTACCATTACTAATAATACTACAGTATTATCAGCACAAGCAGTTTCTTCAGTTTATAAAGCAGGATTTTCTGCAGAAAATACAAGCGTAGCAGTACGCTAG
- a CDS encoding AraC family transcriptional regulator: MKPIAPALEIISNSYGSSFTYTKHAHKTNSKSHLLHYHPEIEIVFVNGGAGKRQIGSHISYYTNGSLILIGSNLPHCGFTNEKTGNKDETVIHFKPDFLGNEFFGIPEMKKIQKLLEQAKAGIAFGGETKKIIGTRMELMENKSPFERFLTLLSILKDLASSEEYTILNADGFLMEMQVTDNDRMNVVFSYVKDHFQEPISVDEISKLVSMTTPSFCRYFKKISNKTFTEFVNEYRLVHASKLLAEKPISINEVCYESGFNNFSHFSKSFKQYTGKSASEYRQEHRATIM; encoded by the coding sequence ATGAAACCAATTGCCCCAGCTCTTGAGATAATATCAAACTCATACGGAAGTTCTTTTACCTATACCAAACATGCGCATAAGACAAATAGTAAATCGCACCTGCTGCATTACCATCCCGAAATTGAAATTGTCTTTGTGAACGGTGGTGCAGGGAAGAGGCAGATAGGAAGCCATATTTCTTATTATACGAATGGTTCCCTGATTTTAATAGGCTCAAACTTGCCACATTGCGGTTTTACAAACGAAAAAACAGGAAATAAAGATGAAACCGTGATTCATTTTAAACCGGATTTTTTAGGAAATGAATTTTTTGGTATTCCTGAAATGAAAAAGATTCAAAAACTGCTCGAGCAGGCTAAAGCCGGAATTGCATTTGGTGGCGAAACAAAAAAAATAATAGGAACCAGAATGGAATTGATGGAGAATAAATCTCCGTTTGAGCGTTTTCTGACTCTTTTAAGTATTTTAAAAGATCTGGCATCTTCTGAAGAATATACCATTTTAAATGCAGACGGATTCCTGATGGAAATGCAGGTGACGGACAATGACAGGATGAATGTAGTTTTTAGTTATGTAAAAGATCATTTTCAGGAGCCTATTTCTGTAGATGAGATTTCGAAACTGGTGAGTATGACTACACCATCTTTTTGTCGTTATTTTAAAAAAATATCCAATAAAACCTTTACCGAATTCGTAAATGAATACCGTTTGGTTCATGCCTCTAAGCTTTTGGCAGAAAAACCTATTAGTATAAATGAGGTTTGTTATGAAAGCGGATTTAATAATTTCAGTCATTTCAGTAAGTCCTTTAAGCAATATACAGGCAAAAGTGCTTCAGAATACAGACAGGAGCACAGGGCTACGATTATGTAA
- a CDS encoding alpha/beta hydrolase: MRHFKILLFVCILGIGSSYAAKVDTLEVASTAMNKTYKAAVVLPNSYAKSKTTFPVMYLLHGAYGHFGDWLKNTPNKELVKNLADQYNLIVVMPEGETFSFYIDSPVNKGSQFETFVTKEVIQKVDKTYRTIANKNGRVITGLSMGGHGALYLSARNSDLFCAAGSMSGAVDMSGMLNRDSAAQVLKLIEPVFGDKSNDIKMYEQHAVLNMIDKIKVNKLPLIIDCGVDDFLIEPNKELHRRLVYNKVEHDYTERPGAHTWEYWENALPYHVLFFNKILLKNQEITKK; the protein is encoded by the coding sequence ATGAGACATTTTAAAATACTGCTTTTTGTCTGTATACTCGGTATTGGAAGTTCTTATGCTGCTAAAGTAGATACGCTCGAAGTTGCCAGTACGGCAATGAACAAAACCTATAAAGCCGCTGTTGTACTGCCTAATTCGTATGCTAAAAGCAAAACAACATTTCCTGTCATGTATTTATTGCACGGTGCTTACGGACATTTTGGTGACTGGCTGAAAAATACGCCAAATAAAGAACTTGTAAAAAATTTAGCAGACCAATATAATCTGATAGTTGTAATGCCCGAAGGCGAAACGTTTAGTTTTTACATCGATAGTCCGGTGAATAAAGGAAGCCAGTTTGAAACCTTTGTAACTAAAGAAGTGATTCAGAAAGTGGATAAAACATACAGGACGATTGCTAATAAAAACGGGCGTGTCATTACCGGACTTTCTATGGGAGGTCATGGGGCATTGTATCTGTCTGCCAGAAATTCTGATTTATTTTGTGCTGCCGGAAGCATGAGTGGTGCTGTTGATATGAGTGGAATGCTAAATCGTGATTCTGCTGCTCAGGTTCTTAAATTGATTGAGCCTGTTTTTGGTGATAAGAGTAATGATATAAAAATGTATGAGCAGCACGCGGTTTTAAATATGATTGATAAAATAAAAGTCAATAAACTGCCACTAATTATTGACTGTGGCGTAGACGATTTTTTGATAGAACCGAATAAAGAATTACACAGAAGACTGGTATATAATAAGGTAGAACATGATTATACGGAAAGACCCGGCGCACATACCTGGGAATATTGGGAAAATGCATTGCCGTATCATGTATTATTTTTTAATAAAATACTACTTAAAAATCAGGAGATTACAAAAAAGTAA